In a genomic window of Xenopus laevis strain J_2021 chromosome 5S, Xenopus_laevis_v10.1, whole genome shotgun sequence:
- the LOC121394217 gene encoding uncharacterized protein LOC121394217 isoform X2: MQQEPFAGWESLNSMSSRSRRSRSSSRGSPRRRSHHSRKAVEKECSICDNPAMHNKKVCLMCWESMSGKRADDQWSAMRDWFKESMSKSLEDLVGTVTANVIQKVGPSAPVMGKESRDPKVPAECEARQQGAARCSLSATSEEEEELIVLDEDSSFDLDLIEPLVKAVRKVLELEDTEQEKKQDRMFKSSGKKDLVFPVHDVLKDIIKEEWAVPDKKYSEPRHMKKMYPYAEGDVSRWTNPPKVDAAITRVARKTTLPVDEGVSLKDPVERRQDTVLRKAYSVSGLLCKPAVAVTCVAKASKIWLQEIETELQLAGDKDKVGHLVGDIKVAIDFITDASLEVLKLAARNMGYAVAARRMLWLKHWQADTPSKFNLCALPFEGELLFGPKLDSIISKASAGKSSFLPQERRVRRQPVRAGWADRMPFKDAKTYRPGRQFDRQPFWRNRGQNQLKKEFKQGKPKSF; the protein is encoded by the exons ATGCAGCAGGAGCCGTTTGCTGGTTGGGAGAGCCTGAAT AGCATGAGTTCTAGGAGCCGGAGATCCCGGTCATCCTCTAGGGG GTCACCTAGAAGGAGGAGTCATCATTCAAGGAAGGCGGTGGAAAAAGAGTGTTCAATATGTGATAATCCAGCGATGCATAACAAAAAAGTATGCCTAATGTGCTGGGAATCTATGTCTGGCAAAAGAGCAGATGATCAATGGAGTGCTATGAGAGACTGGTTTAAGGAGTCTATGTCTAAATCACTGGAGGACCTAGTAGGAACTGTGACAGCTAATGTGATACAGAAAGTGGGTCCCAGTGCCCCAGTAATGGGGAAAGAGAGCCGTGATCCTAAGGTGCCTGCGGAGTGTGAAGCACGTCAGCAGGGGGCAGCAAGGTGTAGCCTTTCGGCTActtcagaggaggaagaggagctaATTGTATTGGATGAAGATTCCTCGTTTGATTTGGATCTAATAGAACCTCTAGTAAAAGCTGTCCGAAAAGTATTGGAACTAGAGGACACTGAACAAGAGAAAAAGCAGGACAGAATGTTTAAATCATCAGGAAAGAAAGATCTGGTATTTCCAGTCCACGATGTACTGAAAGATATTATTAAGGAAGAGTGGGCAGTACCAGATAAAAAGTACTCAGAACCTAGACACATGAAGAAGATGTACCCGTATGCGGAGGGGGATGTGAGTCGGTGGACCAACCCCCCCAAAGTGGATGCTGCCATCACAAGGGTGGCTCGTAAGACCACATTGCCAGTGGATGAGGGGGTTTCCTTGAAGGATCCTGTAGAAAGGAGACAGGATACAGTGCTGAGGAAGGCCTATTCAGTTTCGGGGCTACTCTGCAAGCCAGCGGTAGCAGTCACGTGTGTGGCAAAGGCATCCAAAATCTGGCTGCAAGAGATAGAAACTGAGCTGCAGCTTGCTGGAGACAAAGACAAGGTGGGTCACCTAGTGGGTGATATAAAGGTGGCTATTGATTTCATCACGGACGCATCATTGGAGGTGCTGAAATTGGCAGCCAGAAATATGGGGTATGCAGTGGCAGCTAGGAGGATGCTGTGGCTAAAACATTGGCAAGCAGATACCCCTTCCAAGTTCAATCTGTGTGCGCTCCCTTTCGAGGGGGAGTTGCTGTTTGGGCCAAAACTTGACAGTATTATTTCTAAGGCTTCGGCGGGCAAGAGCTCCTTTTTGCCGCAAGAAAGGCGTGTGAGACGTCAGCCAGTCCGTGCAGGCTGGGCGGACAGAATGCCGTTTAAGGATGCCAAGACCTATAGGCCTGGAAGGCAATTTGATAGGCAGCCCTTTTGGAGAAATCGCGGgcaaaatcagctcaaaaaagagTTCAAGCAGGGAAAGCCTAAATCGTTCTGA
- the LOC121394217 gene encoding uncharacterized protein LOC121394217 isoform X1 — MQQEPFAGWESLNVSSVAGLPVGDLGELYSYLYLLLFFQSMSSRSRRSRSSSRGSPRRRSHHSRKAVEKECSICDNPAMHNKKVCLMCWESMSGKRADDQWSAMRDWFKESMSKSLEDLVGTVTANVIQKVGPSAPVMGKESRDPKVPAECEARQQGAARCSLSATSEEEEELIVLDEDSSFDLDLIEPLVKAVRKVLELEDTEQEKKQDRMFKSSGKKDLVFPVHDVLKDIIKEEWAVPDKKYSEPRHMKKMYPYAEGDVSRWTNPPKVDAAITRVARKTTLPVDEGVSLKDPVERRQDTVLRKAYSVSGLLCKPAVAVTCVAKASKIWLQEIETELQLAGDKDKVGHLVGDIKVAIDFITDASLEVLKLAARNMGYAVAARRMLWLKHWQADTPSKFNLCALPFEGELLFGPKLDSIISKASAGKSSFLPQERRVRRQPVRAGWADRMPFKDAKTYRPGRQFDRQPFWRNRGQNQLKKEFKQGKPKSF; from the exons ATGCAGCAGGAGCCGTTTGCTGGTTGGGAGAGCCTGAATGTAAGCAGTGTTGCAGGCCTACCGGTTGGGGACCTAGGTGAACTGTACAGCTACTTATATTTACTCCTCTTTTTTCAGAGCATGAGTTCTAGGAGCCGGAGATCCCGGTCATCCTCTAGGGG GTCACCTAGAAGGAGGAGTCATCATTCAAGGAAGGCGGTGGAAAAAGAGTGTTCAATATGTGATAATCCAGCGATGCATAACAAAAAAGTATGCCTAATGTGCTGGGAATCTATGTCTGGCAAAAGAGCAGATGATCAATGGAGTGCTATGAGAGACTGGTTTAAGGAGTCTATGTCTAAATCACTGGAGGACCTAGTAGGAACTGTGACAGCTAATGTGATACAGAAAGTGGGTCCCAGTGCCCCAGTAATGGGGAAAGAGAGCCGTGATCCTAAGGTGCCTGCGGAGTGTGAAGCACGTCAGCAGGGGGCAGCAAGGTGTAGCCTTTCGGCTActtcagaggaggaagaggagctaATTGTATTGGATGAAGATTCCTCGTTTGATTTGGATCTAATAGAACCTCTAGTAAAAGCTGTCCGAAAAGTATTGGAACTAGAGGACACTGAACAAGAGAAAAAGCAGGACAGAATGTTTAAATCATCAGGAAAGAAAGATCTGGTATTTCCAGTCCACGATGTACTGAAAGATATTATTAAGGAAGAGTGGGCAGTACCAGATAAAAAGTACTCAGAACCTAGACACATGAAGAAGATGTACCCGTATGCGGAGGGGGATGTGAGTCGGTGGACCAACCCCCCCAAAGTGGATGCTGCCATCACAAGGGTGGCTCGTAAGACCACATTGCCAGTGGATGAGGGGGTTTCCTTGAAGGATCCTGTAGAAAGGAGACAGGATACAGTGCTGAGGAAGGCCTATTCAGTTTCGGGGCTACTCTGCAAGCCAGCGGTAGCAGTCACGTGTGTGGCAAAGGCATCCAAAATCTGGCTGCAAGAGATAGAAACTGAGCTGCAGCTTGCTGGAGACAAAGACAAGGTGGGTCACCTAGTGGGTGATATAAAGGTGGCTATTGATTTCATCACGGACGCATCATTGGAGGTGCTGAAATTGGCAGCCAGAAATATGGGGTATGCAGTGGCAGCTAGGAGGATGCTGTGGCTAAAACATTGGCAAGCAGATACCCCTTCCAAGTTCAATCTGTGTGCGCTCCCTTTCGAGGGGGAGTTGCTGTTTGGGCCAAAACTTGACAGTATTATTTCTAAGGCTTCGGCGGGCAAGAGCTCCTTTTTGCCGCAAGAAAGGCGTGTGAGACGTCAGCCAGTCCGTGCAGGCTGGGCGGACAGAATGCCGTTTAAGGATGCCAAGACCTATAGGCCTGGAAGGCAATTTGATAGGCAGCCCTTTTGGAGAAATCGCGGgcaaaatcagctcaaaaaagagTTCAAGCAGGGAAAGCCTAAATCGTTCTGA